The genomic region ATCTCTTCTGAGGAGAAATTTTAGTTAAAGAAAAGAATCTTTACTAAAGGCTGCAAGCAGATCTTTACAGTATCTTGAAAACTGGGACTAATATTTTGGCAGTAGGAATTTGGGCATAGGTGATACTCCCAACTCAGGCCAAAAGGGATAGGGGAGAATTTTtctaaggaaagaaagagaaccccTGCCCAGTGAAAAAGGTATATGGAATCAGTGAAATCAGATGTGAGGATTTCCTTAGATATGTGTGaacgaggactgagcttgagattTGAGGTAGGATCAGAGGGGGTAATAAGCTGCTAGATCCCCACCTCAAGATCCAGTCAATTTAAattgaaactgaaactgaccaacagtGCGTACtagtgggaagatccattgtttgtgtgtgtagaatcatagaatcatagagctggaagggatctccagggtcatctaatccaatcccctgcagaatgcaggaaattcacaactacctgaccacccacagtaaccccaattcactagcctggaggaaatttgtcttCCAATCCCAaattggtgatcagcatttccttgggcatacaAGGAAGAATTCCAAGAGCCATGCAAGGACACAGTCCTTTCTGCctagccactcacaatctgcctaaattcacagcatttctgtgaggtggctatctagcctctgcttaaaaacttctaaggaaagagaacccaccaccttctgaggaagtctgttccactgaggaatcgctctgtcaggaacttcttcccattgtaccaccatgctgagatcctaataagGAGTTGATAGAACTCCCAGTGCTTCTGTCTTCCTtcaaacccacagatttaacactgGCAACAATGTGGGACTGCAATGATAGGTAAGGAACTCTGGTAAGCGATCACCTTCTGCTGAATTATTAGTGTGGAGCACTGCTAACCAAGGAGGGATTATCCACCAGCTGAATCACACTTCTGTTGGTGCCCAACCCCCAAGAGGGACTAACAAAAATGACTAATGCACTGACTGGAGAGCAGGCTTAATCACATGGAAGCCATGGCCAACTTGAGCCCAAAGTTGAAAGCTTACATTGGCTGCATGGCCATTTTCAGGCAAACACTATCACCGACCAAGCAATCCAGTGGGACAACTTCCTCAGTGTCTGTGGCATGGCCACATTCGAACTGGCCCAGAACCTCATTGCTCCTACTGCTGTTGAGGCCACCACGTTTGACGAGATTCTGACCAAGCTCCATGTCCCCTATTTGGATCCTCCTGGAATTTGCGAGCCACTAGGTTTATTTATATTATGAGGTGATTAACTACATATAAGGGGGGGAAACATTGGTGAAAACGTGAAAGAGAGGGAATAGCCACTGACGAAAAGTTGTTAACCTTGAAAATGGGTACTTTTTAATCTAGACTCTGTTTTTGGAAAACGTTTATGAGAGGCTTACATTATTTTGCCATTAGAAGATGTACATGTATATGCAAAAGTTAttggaagaaataaataaatgtttgcactTTTTTTGAACTTTTGTTTCTGTATACAAGCTGTGGCTAAATCTGATGAAGACTAGAGTTTAACAGTAACGAATCTTTTAATACTGATGGCAAGATAGGAACACCTCTCTGAAAGTCAGAAAGACATCTCATATTTGCTGAGGACTGTCAAAGACAGCTGTAAAGTGGAATTTGGGAGACTTATTCAGGGCAGCAGTGTGGTAATGCCAAATTGTGTTCATAATCTGTTTACAGGATTTGTTATGTTTCTTTTTACAGTTTTAAACTGCATGTTGTGACCCACATCCAGTCCTGCAATTCTGATAGGCATATTTATGAATTTTCCATACACAAAAAACAATCTTTAAATACTTTTATGCCAACAGGCAAATCTACAGTACAATACCAAAGTTGTGGTACTTTGGTCATTATATTGCCTGCATCTTCACCAGTGCCCCAGTCTATATTCCATTATTTACTTCCAGACATAAATCAGATAAAATGCTAGGAACATACCAAGTAGTGTAAATGAAGTAAGAATATACCTGACCATGAGCTATGAACAACATATGCCCAgttcaaattattatttttattattattattatttaatttttagaccacccttctccaaataggtctcagggcgatttacaacataaacagttaaaacacaataaaatccccataaaaaccccaattaacatcaacaacaagttacatataacatataagcggcagtggtcacaattctgatcttaattacccgacttccccccaagttcagcctggtggggagaataatattcagaagagggtggcaccaatacaatagatctaacaatgatctcgatgttagagatctcaatattggaggggatcctctgatggattagtgggagagctgccctggcctcaaccatatgcctggcagaagagctccgtcttgcagccctgcggaaagctggtagatcccgcagggctcttagctcttctgggagctcattccaccagattgggaccaggactgaaaaggccctggcccgggcgAACAtaccgtgggcccgggacaaccagtaaattcatacccacagagcggagtgccctgcggggggcataagcaaccaagcagtcccacaggGTGGCAGGGAAGAGGTGTTAATTGTGTGCGGCAGGAAAGAGGTGTTAATTCTATAGGCCTGTTATAATTTGCAGCCACGAATCAGAAAATAATGTACCTTTAACACTAGATTAAAACTATAAATCTGATTTAATAAAGGTTTATCCAGAAGTCAagttcctattggctgcagacTAAAGGAGCCACAGTAATGGttctaaactacatgtagaacgattcaagtgggtagccctgttggtctgaagtagcacaacaaaaatagaccaacaacgatttattcaaggtgtgagctttcaagtgcctgaattcttcctcgggctgggaagagtgcatgcactcgaaagctcacgcctttggTTTTAAAGGCACTATTGGACTGTTTTTTTGTTGTACATGTAGAACTAGGTATCTGggctaggtatgggggggggagatggtttcacagagtagttcagcagtgcctaagctccccctcaccggcggtcttccagcagcggctggacagatccttatcctggatgttttcggctgctcttgcattgagcagggggtggaactagacgGCCTGCGTGGGCCCTTCCCACGCTTGGATTCTTTGAGTCCGTGGGGATTGCTCTCAAGTCAGAACGCGTAATGTCGGTACCCTAAAACGTGCGCACTTAGCAAAGATCCTCTGGCACTCCGCTGAGGTTCGGAATAAAACAGATCAGGTCCATTAGTCCCGGCACGGTCTCCCCTCCCGGCAGCTCAATGCATGAAGAATTCTTTATAGCCACCGAAAGGAGGGGCAGTTTCTTGGCCGAGAGCATAAAGACCGCCTCCTCCGCCGTGCCCAGCCAGCTCCGGCGCCTCCCTGCTGATCAGTTCCggggcagagggggaggaggcGGGCGTTTCGCGGCGGGCCTATATAGCGTGTGGGCTCGCCAGcgcctccctctttccctgcatACGCGCGTGCTCGGGTGGTGTGGTGCTCTCCTGACTCACCGCTGTTCCTCGGGCCCCGCTCGCTCCGGCCAGGGATAAGTCGGTCAGGAAGGCTTCGAGGCGGCCATGGTGAGGAGGGAGCGAGCGTGCAGTTCCGTTTAACCGCAGTAGCGCGTgagctaagcccccccccccgtgcggcCGCCGCCCAGTATTGCCTCGCGCCGCCCGCGCGAGCTGAGTTGTGTTGTTGTCGCGCGCGGCCTCTTGGTCGTGTTCCCGGCCCCCTTTGGCCTCGCGGGCAAGTGGAACGCGCAGGATAGCCGCGCAGGTGGTGCCGCTCGCCACGGGCGccctttgccttctctttccccagcGTGGAGTAGAGTGATGCTCCTTTGCAAGCGCTGTGGCCTGTGTGACGACGTGGTGGCTAGACGGCCGAGGGGTGCGGGGCTGGACACGCTTCCACGAAGTGGGAGTTGAAGGCTGAGTAGGCGCGCGTCGGGTGGGGCCGCGCAGCTAGAGGGAAGCGCGGCGCCCGCTTTGGGGTTGCTGGCTTTTTACGGGTTTCACACGGTACTCAGATAAGGCCCGGAGAGGTTATATCTGAAACATTTGCATGCCAGACTGAAAAGATGCTCGGTCTTCCGGGAAATACTCTCTTTTCAGTAAGTTTGTAAAGAGGAGAGTATTTTAAATGCTCGCTTTTGGTCTCTttgattgttgtgcagatgtggGAGGCAAAAAGATCTATGCTAGATTTAGGACTGGGTGGCTGATCTAGGAGGGAGTCATTTTAAAGGAGGGAAAGCCAAATTTGTATAAATGAAAACTAGGGCTCCTTTGAACCGCAttatattttttccccctgaaagatTGCTGTCTTCATGTAAGGTACCTTCAGGTAAAAATGGGACTTATGattctcttcctttaaaaaaagaaaaaactactGGAGCTCGACCAACCATCTGTTTTGCAGaatatgttgttttaatgtttgtgttAATTACTCTCTTGAGCCCCATCATCTCTACTTTCCCTGGCggagcagctctttcctccaactTCTGCAAGAGTTTGTTGCTAAGAGGGAGAGCAGACCTTAAGCTGTTGCTTGCTGTCAGCATTAGGGAGAGTTCCAAATTTTCCACATTTGTGACTCTCTTACATTTTGCATTATGCAGAGCTCTTTAACAGATTAGTTGCCTAGCATGCTCATCTTTGAGATCTGTTTTGTTTCAGGCATTTAAAGATACTGGCAAGGCACCTGTAGAACAGGAAGTAGCAATTCACCGAATCAGAATTACCTTGACAAGCCGTAATGTGAAATCACTTGAGAAAGGTAAGTAGCAAAGCATTCTGGAAATTGACAGTTGACCAAAGGCCAACTAGGCCACTCTGCATACATTATAAGAGAAGAGCTGGAGTTTGGCCTTGCTTCTCACTACCCAGAATAGTTCCGAAGTGTCTTACggacaccttttccttcctctccccacaacagacaccctgtgaggtaggaagggcCGAGAGAatgtaacagaactgctctgcaagaacagttcgtaattctagcctaaggtcacccgcCTCATTGCATGTGGataactggggaatcaaacctggttcttcagatcagaATTTACTGCTcttaagagagcctcttgtggcgcagggtgttaaggcagcagaaatgttgtctgaagctgtctgcccatgaggctgggagttcaatcccagcagctggctcagggttgactcagcttgctggggggtaaatggtaatgactggggaaggcactggcaaaccaccccgtattgagtctgccatgaaaacgctagagggcgtcaccccaagggtcagacatgacctggtgcttgcacaggggatacctttacctttaaccactataccatgctggctcccttCTTAGAAGAAAAATTCATGGTGACCATCTCTGCAGTAACACTACAATATCAGGATAATGTCCAAGAAAGGCACTACCAGTGAAATGATTTGCCCAGTTACTCTAAATAAAATTCTACTTAATAGTAACAAAAAGATTACAGTGAAAATCTTTAAACCCTATATGGTTGGCTATGAGGAAAACAATTGTTAACTGAATTGCTTTGATTATTTTATACGCTATTCTGAGCCAACAGTAGTTACTGAACATCAATAGTACTGATTATTGAACTTgtgaaaaatgtattattattttttagttTGTGCAGATCTGATCAGAggtgcaaaagaaaaaaacctaaAAGTGAAAGGACCTGTTCGGATGCCGACTAAGGTATATAGTTTTGGGTTCTGAAAATAATTCCAAAAGCTGTACATAATAATGTAATGGATGGTAGTGGTTACTCATACTGGGAAGGGAGCAGGCCTTTTTCAGAGTAGAATCTCAAAAGAAAAATAGCTAGTGTGGAAGTTGGTCCAACTGCAGCGAACCcaagcaaaaataaatatttattaaagttttACTAACTGGTTGAGGGTACAAAACTTTAGTATGAGAAATTCACATGCAGTAATATAGGTGACTGTGAGATTTATACAGGTTCATAGACCTCAGGGTCAGAGTTATAGGCAATGCAAACAAATGGGATTGGTGTAAACCATAATTCTTCTACAACAAAAATAGTTGTTGAGGTGATATTTGATTTCTGGTGAGCTTAAAAAGGGTAAGTCTCCATATGGTTATACTGCTAGCTCCTCTACAAAAAGGCCATATTTACCTAGTATTGCATTAAACATAAGTGCACACAGCTGTATAGTTCTCCAGACTTTGAAGTTAATAACATGGATATATTTTGGAAAATATACagacaaaatgcattttattataGACTTTACTTTCCATATGGACTAATAAAATCCTATTCGGAATCTGCTTATGGATTTGctgtttatttgcattttagaCTCTGCGAATCACTACTCGGAAAACACCATGTGGAGAAGGTTCCAAGACTTGGGATCGTTTCCAGATGCGTATTCATAAGCGCCTTATTGACTTGCACAGTCCTTCAGAGATTGTCAAGCAGATAACTTCTATCAGTATTGAGCCTGGTGTAGAAGTTGAAGTTACTATTGCTGATGCCTAAATGACTGTCATCTGTTTCAATAAAAGTTAAACTTTTACTTGCCTTTAATTTCTTGGATTTAGTTATGAAGAACTACAAAATTAATAGGACAGTTGTAAATAGTGCTACGTAAAACGTAAGCatgaatatatttaaaacattctgtGAATTATGTGAGCAGGGTATACTAACGGGAATTGATTATATCGGGATTACCTATAGAGTTTTTCATACATAATCTTAgaaccagatcatagaatcatagagttggaaggggccatacaggccatctagtccaaccccctgctcaatgcaggatcagccctaaacatcctaaagcatccaagaaaagtgtgtatccaacctttgcttgaatactgccagtgagggggagttcacaacctcctttggcagcctattccactgctgaactccttgtTCAAGATCATTTAATTAGCTGATTTTCCTGAAAAGCTGTTTTGTAgggttagatcagcctttttcaacgttttaactggagcaaccccagaagtgctaCCAGCTGGCTGTGCCTCCCTGCCAATTTTTAGAAGTTgggctctggcattataccccactgaagtccatccTTCCCTTATCAGGCTCCACTCCTCCAAATTTCCACATGTTTCTCAATCCGGAGTTGGCAATCTCAACCTGGTTGGTGTCCCCATACAACTATACTATGGTAGGTGGCCTCCCAAACTTCCAGGAAAAGCCTCaggacccctggggagctcttgtgggGTCCCAAGGTAACCCGGAACCCCTGTTGGGAACCTCTGGGCTAGATGAACAAATCAGCAGGTAGCAATTTCTTATGGGTACAGCAGGAGCGGTATACCATGTATGGTCAATTGTGGATGACCTAGGTAAAGTTCAGGGAGGATTCCTGAACTACTTATGGAATGCTCTTATGTCAACCAGGAAACTCTCATAGATGCACTAATAAACTGCTAATCCAAATAACATTAACATTCAATTACAGTATGCCACATTTAATAGCAGTTCTTGCTTACA from Paroedura picta isolate Pp20150507F chromosome 9, Ppicta_v3.0, whole genome shotgun sequence harbors:
- the RPS20 gene encoding small ribosomal subunit protein uS10; its protein translation is MAFKDTGKAPVEQEVAIHRIRITLTSRNVKSLEKVCADLIRGAKEKNLKVKGPVRMPTKTLRITTRKTPCGEGSKTWDRFQMRIHKRLIDLHSPSEIVKQITSISIEPGVEVEVTIADA